CTTCATGATGACCGCTCACGCCTACACGGCGGACCAGAACCTCCAGGACGGCCCGCACAGCGACCTGCGTCGCGCCCGCGCCGCCGCGGTGAACATCGTCCCCGCGTCGACGGGCGCCGCCAAGGCCATCGGGCTGGTGCTGCCGGACCTGCAAGGCAAGCTGAGCGGCTCATCCTACCGCGTTCCGGTCCCCGTCGGCTCGATCGTCGACCTCACGCTCATCACGGGCCGTGACGACCTGACTGTCCAGGAGATCAACGCGGCCTACGCCGCTGCGGCCGCCGAAGGCCGGCTCGCCGGCATCCTCCAGTACACGGAGGACCCGATCGTCTCCAGCGACATCCAGGGCAACGCGCATTCCTCGATCTTCGACTCCGAGCTCACCAATGTCAGCGGCAACCTGGTCAAGGTCTCGAGCTGGTACGACAACGAGTGGGGCTACTCCAACCGTCTGGTCGACCTGACCGAGTACGTCGCCGAGCGTCTCTGACGGCCGGGGTCGTCCGTGGCGCTTCGCACCCTCGACTCACTCGGTTCGCTCGCGGGCAAGCGCGTCGTCGTCCGCTGTGATCTGAACGTCCCCCTGAAGGACGGGAAGATCACGGACGACGGCCGTGTGCGCGCGTCCATCCCCACCCTCCACGCTCTCATCGCCCAGGGCGCGAAGGTCGCGATCGTCTCGCACCTGGGCCGCCCCGAGGGCGCGCCCGATGCGCAGTACAGCCTGGCTCCGGTCGCCCAGCGGCTCTCCGAGCTGCTGGGCAAGCCGGTGACCTTTGCCAGCGACACCGTCGGCGCCGGTGCGGCGGAGGCCGTCTCCGGACTGGAGGACGGCGATGTCGCTCTGCTGGAGAACCTCCGGTTCAACCCGGGGGAGACCAGCAAGGACGAGGGCGAGCGTGAGGCGTTTGCCGCCGAGCTCGCCGCGTTCGGCGACGCCTTCGTCTCCGACGGCTTCGGCGTCGTCCATCGCAAGCAGGCGAGCGTCTACGAGCTGGCCAAGGCGCTCCCGAGCGCCGCGGGCGCGCTCATCGCGACCGAGCTCGACGTGCTCGACCGCCTCACCGAGAACCCTGAGCGGCCCTACACGGTCCTGCTCGGCGGCTCGAAGGTGTCGGACAAGCTCGGCGTCATCGGCCACCTGCTGCCGCGCGTCGACTCGCTGCTCATCGGCGGCGGGATGCTGTTCACCTTTCTCGCCGCGCTCGGCCACCGGGTCGGCTCCAGCCTCCTCGAGGCGGACCAGATCGGCACCGTCAAGGGCTACCTGGAGCA
Above is a genomic segment from Leifsonia xyli subsp. xyli str. CTCB07 containing:
- the pgk gene encoding phosphoglycerate kinase — protein: MALRTLDSLGSLAGKRVVVRCDLNVPLKDGKITDDGRVRASIPTLHALIAQGAKVAIVSHLGRPEGAPDAQYSLAPVAQRLSELLGKPVTFASDTVGAGAAEAVSGLEDGDVALLENLRFNPGETSKDEGEREAFAAELAAFGDAFVSDGFGVVHRKQASVYELAKALPSAAGALIATELDVLDRLTENPERPYTVLLGGSKVSDKLGVIGHLLPRVDSLLIGGGMLFTFLAALGHRVGSSLLEADQIGTVKGYLEQAKQLGVEIVLPRDVVVASRFGVDAEHLVRPVDRIEDTGWGTSGLGLDIGPETAEVFSERIRAARTVFWNGPMGVFELAPFAAGTKAVAQALTEVDGLGVVGGGDSAAAVHALGFSDDQFGHISTGGGASLEFLEGKRLPGLEVLGW